gtattcgaatgcttAAAGGTGAACCGTGTTTATGTATGTACATCGAATGCCCGCAGCAAATGTGAAGAACGACAAACTCAGTCGGGGCCGAGACATCGTTTAGGTCGGTGTCGGACGAGTAACTTTTCGTCGCACGACCATACAGTTCTCCTTGTTCTCCCAATTGGAAACAACGAAGACAGACGCACGAACGTGCGTCGTTTCCACGCTTATCCGACACATTTATTTAGTAAATTACGCGAGACGATCGTACCAAGTTATTACAACTTACGAATTCGAAAAAATCAGAATCACAAACATGCAAGTAAGAATTAATACTAACACTTCACACGGAATGGAAATCTTTCGAAGATGTAGTCAATcttattaaaagtaataatcgaTCACTCATTATAATTACATTCGATCGGTTACAACTTCACTCTTCACTGTTGTATCTTACAAAAAGTACATTACCTTCCAAGCTGAAGTCTACACTGCTACTGATCGTGAAACAGGCTATTATAAATTAAAGAACAAGGGGGCAAGTTGTTGCCAGTATCTCCGAAGAGGTTAACGGCGtaagaatgaaacgaaagtGGACGAGAAATGAAACGATGGCGGAATGAAAGGAGGTGGAGGGGGGTGGTGGAATAATATGAACCGTTGCCGTGTAGACGGGTAAGTTTCTTTTGTGCGGTTTTGCGCCCGATGCTCCGTTGCCGTTTACTCGTTGTTCTCGTTGTTGCTCGTCGATGCACGATCGCTGTGACCAGCGACCACCTTCATTCACGAGGACAAAGTAACCGTGTAATCGAGCCTCTTCGAGGAAGCTCCTTCCGATCcactgtcttttttttttctctctctccgctcCCCTTTCCCCTCACCGTCCAGATTGGTTCCGTTTCTTTGCGAACTAACCTAAACGTTGCCTCGCGTTACAAAGAATTGCGCGTTCCACGCTCGAGAGACAAATTCAACGAAACCGATCGAACAATAATAACATAATACATTTTCGTTGCGCGTAGATACACGCCGTTTGGAAAGTAAAATACAATggggaaaaagaaaggaaataagggagaaagaaattgttgaatttATCGTCTTGTTCTTTATTAGAATTTATTGGACTTGTCCAATTGTTGATCATTGCATTCGAGTGCAGTTTTTATCGAATATCGACGGTATAACGCAATCACAACAGGAGCACGAACAACATGTAATTGTGTTTCCTAAAAAAACCATGTTTCGTGTTTGATTGTCTTTCACTTCTACCGATTGCCACATCCTGACAATGAGTAAAACAGGTTTCCATTCCACGCttataatattacaaaacaaCAATTGCAAGATTATATAAAGTGTTTAAAGAAAATTGTTGGGTGAAATAATACCTAAACTGCGGATTGTACGTGATAAATATATAGAGACAATCTTTACCATCTTTTGAGTTAAAATCTGATtagttaaaaattacatttttatttttatttcttgaaaGTTATTTCAAGGTCACTTCAAAGtcgaactgaaaaaaaaaacgttaaatAGATATTTTTAACCAATAAAATCTTACTAAAAAAAAGTATAGTAATGTCGTTGATAAATAATTACGTTGACCTTGAAAGAAACTCCaagggataaaaataaaaatatatttttcaaccatCGAATTTTAACCAGAAAACGAAAAAGATGGCTCCCGGTACCTTTATCCCTTAAAATCAATAGTTCAGACGTCATTTAAAACAACACCTATTTTTATACGCGCTGTGTATCTTATAAACGACACAAATCTAtatttccattctttttttgccatactatatttttattaacagtTTTATCATGTGCGAGTCAACGTGCCGAAACACTTGTGCGTCATTTTACGAGACATTGAATTATTCAGATTTAACGCGAATTCACCGCGTCATCCGTAGCGGATCGGATTAACCCGATTGGCCACGGTATACCGCGTCACCCATCGTTAAGTTGTTAATTTTGCAATCGATCTTACCTTGCATTTTTGTGCAACCGAGTGTCGATCGCCTCACCATTTTTTCTCCGTGAATGTTTCTTTGTCCTCTGCTTCTTTCGATCGTCTCTTCTTCATCTTATTCGCTGGCCCCTTGTCACCGTGAAACCACCTTTTCCTGCTTGCTcttgtttctctcgtttcgttcgctgtCCAACGACGCGGCAGAAATTTACTGTTACGTCGCATCGTATACGTAAACACACGCTGGTACGAACTCAATTTTTCATCGCTCCAAGTCTTCGTCATCGcgacgaaaaaattgtattacatcgaAAACGGGATAACCCATTAGTTTAAAGAATAAGATACATTAAAAtaccaaagaaaagaagaatattaTTGACTTCATTATAGCGAGGTATTATACAAAAAAATCTAAAAGTAATGAACCGATTGCAAGGACAAAattaatgaagaaaaaaaaataaaagattcctTGTTCGAGCAAAATGAAAATCTGAAGTATacgatcaaattttatttcaaattgaacGAATGAAAGATCATTCGAATAACTGTCGATCGAATAAATCTGTTATACGATGTGAAGGAAACCTATGGACGTAATATTACGCGTCTTCGATAATTTATCACTATTGGTGACCAGTCGTTTCCAACGAATTTCATAGAAACTGGGGCGAAGGAGATTCGTCGAAAGATCGATTTCCATGCCACTGTGCGTGAAGGGAAATCCCCTTCCTCCCCGAACCGCGTCCACCCGCTGTCGCAGGGAGGCAGAGACGTCGTGCGAGTTTTTTTCCACCGGTATCGATTTAAGACGGCGTATAATTCGATATCGATACCGTAATCCAATACGTAAGAGGTACACGCAAGGTCTCGTCGCGTTGATCGCCGACCACGCGCATCGGTTGACAACGCTATCGTCCCTTGTCCACATCGATGCGCATGCGCGGTCGCCAGACGATAACGGTTCGCCTTGGCGCGGATGCTGTGACTGGTCGCGATCGCTGGAGCGAATTCGCGGTGTCATGGAACATTATTTCAACGCAACACAGCTCTACGAACGCGAACCGACAACTGTTGCAGTTTCACCATTGAGCGAGCAGATGGAGAcagctccgtttcctcgtttcttctaaCAGGCGGAACGTTGGAACGTTTACAGGTCCATTTGGATTACCAACGAGCAGTGCTTGGAACGACTGCACCGTCGGAACACGAGTCGAGAATGTTTCGTCGTTATTTTTGGTCGTATGTTTACGCTGACGATCgaatgaactcgaaaaattgttgcTAACGAATCTCATGCGGAGCTCGAGCATCGTTAAGCCTTCGTTTGGCGTAAATATACAATCGAAAATAACAACGCCCTATCAATTCGTGTTTCGACGGTGCGGTCGTTCGGAGCTTGGCTCGTACCCGGCTCGTCGGCAGTATAGATGGACCTTAAGGAAACAAGACAACTCGGTCATAATCACGCTTGTACACGACGAGGTACTTAACTCGACGActttgaattattaaaaaaatacttgCTGTACAAAAAAGTGTTTCGAACAAAAGTTACGCGGtattatgcgaaaattttaaatacgcaATTTAACCGTGTTGTTCTATTCTTAACCATCAGTATTCTTTCGCAATGTGAATACGCTAATGGTGTGAGCGAGTTAGTTTAATGTAAAATAGTATTATACGAAATAAATTCCTATTTCCAGAAGATCGAACGGACTAAGTTAGGCCGACACTTACGTGCACGCGTCCCGAAGGGACAAGCACGTGCTAGGAGTTCGTTCCTTACGCACGTCTGCCAGCTGCAAATATCGTGCAGAGGTCCAACGAAGTGCACGCATGCGGTGCAATGGAGAACACGGGATCCATCTGGCGTGTGCGTGACCTCCTTGAATTATCTTGACTCTGTGCGACTCTCAGGCCCCCGCCATTCGTTCCACTTTCGCGATTTCCTATTTCGTTGTTTTCAGTTACACGTTTCTTGACGTCCTAATAGGTAttcttttgttatttaaatCCTCCACGGTGGCACGAAATTCACAAGGAGTCGACGAAATGAAATCTCGTCCGAATACTCTCACGCGTTCCAACCTTTGTctcttgaacaatttttattatttctgattTTTCGGAGTGGTAACTATGTACAAGCTGACTCACCATTGCGCGCCAATATTACTAGATGGCGCTCAAATCAGGGATACAAGAAAGTTTTATAAGAAATTAGATATACGATGAACTTCTTTGGAAAATGTACCGGTTGATTCAAAATCGCGATTGAGAAAAAGTTTACACCTTACGGTAATTACACTGTATggataaatttgttgaaaatctCCATTTAATAGCATATATCGAGAAGGAAAATTTTAAAGGGGTGTACACGCCCCACGGTGCGATAACATTTGGACGCAGGTACatgattttccaaaaaaattttgaaaatcctcacttcaaaaacaaacgaaaacacTACTATTACATTTAAACAATATACACAACTTTCAACGCGAAACAATAAGTGACCAGttgttttcattaaaaaattcgtaaaaaaaaacgaCCTAATAGGAAACCACTACAGTAACATAGgcttaaaaaaaatgaaatgtacCAATGGAATGGTGTACAGTAGTTAAAAGGTTAACGGTAATCTCCGAGTAAGTATAATTACCTCGATCTGGATCCGAAGGGAACATGGTCGAAATATAACCGTCCAGAAGAGGATTCGAAACATCTGACGCGTCCCGGCGTTGAAAAAACGCCTGCGTCGAGGCGGAGGGCCGTGCCAAGggtttcgatttcttttcgcaACTCGACAAAAGCCTAGACAATAGCTCAGAGACGAGATGTTATCGATTAACTATGCGAAAGCGCCGCCTTTCCTCTCTCGTCTCTTTGTCCCCTTTCGAGTTCGCGAGCATCGTTCTCCCTACCTCGAGCCGTCCCCCCCTTCACTCCCGATTTCACGTACACCCCGTAGACCCGCGGTGAAGGAGGGAGGGGAGCGCGCTATCGCCCCTCGGGGTAGTTTCCTCCCCTACTGATGGCCAATCGTGGCCCGTGCACGCCCAGTGACGTCACCCCTGCCCCTCTGCACTATAATTAGCCAATCCCATCGCCGGGTGGCCTTCATCCAACCCCCTGCCCCGATTATATTCACGAGCCAATGATTTCCACAGTATTCGCCCGTGTATCGTTGCACGTGTGTGAATGCGTGCATGCATATGTACGTATTTTTGTTCGCGTGTGTGTGACACGTGTGTCGTGTGTTGCAAAAGACAGGAACGACACAATAAGTCCCCTTCCTATGCTTCTTTTTTCCTGTTTGTAGGTTCAAGTTttcaccccctcccccctcccccttttgtCTCCATCTTTTTTGACGTTCTCCCTCCTTCCCTCCCGCGTCGGAACACGTTTTTCTTCGACTTTACACCCAACTGTCGACTCGGAGAAATTATTgcaacgaaaaatttttcctcgTTACGTAAGGTACACCGAAGCGaattattcggttgttcggaaggtcatttcgtttttttgaaacacgttttttttagagtgtataaatgatTATACATAAAtggttgtgtttcattttcaccaaaaaaaaaaaaaaacgaaatgactttccgaacaacccaatatatcatTCCGTTCGATGGTAAAAAAATAACAGTCGAAAATCGAAGAGTTAATTTTTTGATTATAAATTGAGAACTAGTATCCATTTGGCTCAAACATCGTAGAAACAAACTTGACAATCTTTCTTCTGCGAACGAAAACAGGAACAACTGAGAAATATCCGATTCGCTACAAATTTTAGAGATGAACAATTGTTCATCTTGGTAAATACAGTGTACTCGTTCCGCATCCCAAAATACTTGAATTAAGAAGAAGAGTGATCTGATTCATCTCGAGTGACGTGATCTGATTATCTCGTATACAGGGTTGTGATTAGTAAAtatttcttgaatatttttaaaaatcaaaagtaGGTAATACTACTCGAGGACTATGAAAAGGTTACTTCATGATGAAAGAAAATCAGAACATTAATATTAATTCTTATCAATATTATTATGTATTCAGTATCTATCTGTCCGCTTAGAGAAGGTTAGGAAATCTTGTCCTAAATTACAGCTGATTCCCAAAAAATGATATCTCTTActttcgaacacgagaaatctaTGCTTACGATTCCTGGGAACTATTACACGATGATTTCCGCCATCGAAGCCCCGTATCGCTCACGGAATTATATCTTCGGCGCGCACAAAAGcccctctaaaaaaaaaaataaatgagaaTACGATAAAGAGAAGAATGAGCTTCCTCTCCGAGCAAGATCTCGAGGAGATAGTGATTACACACGGTAGAGTGTACTATGCTGGTAATCCCTGGAATGAGAgccactagggaaaaaaagtggaaggaaaaaaaaaagaaaaacgatggaGAATGGCTTCGAACGATCGCTGACAATAAAGGAGGCACAGATACTGCGTGTCCGTGTGTCACTGCGCGCGTAGTGTGGGTGTGTGGGAGAGTATCGCTTTCTACAGTTAGGGATAATCCGCTTACGCGGGCCCCGACCctgtcgtcttcgtcgttcgcGTCGTCTTTGGTGGCATTGTTGCCGGCGTTTTGTGAGAAAACAGCATTTTCGACGCTCGAGGTGGCGACAAGAAGAGGGCTTAACTTATCTCCGTCACAACAACGGCCCAGACCGGAGCTTCCCCTTCACGTGGGAGGATTCGAGTCTCGCAGTTGCATCGCGCGATGCACCTGATGCGTCGGCTACTGTGGGCTCTACCGGTGCACCTGAGACGCGAAAGGAATTTTttcgcgttacacgtttttcatcCGCTTCGAAAGCACTTTCGACGATTGAAACTTGAACGATTCGATGAGAGAGGGAGTGACACGTTGAGCATCGAAGAGATGTGGCATCTATGTTACGACTTTagttaccgttcgcgagaaaaaaaaatacagttgTGTTTACATCGCTACTGCCCCCTGTCCGCGAGAAGCACAGTTGCGTCTACATTCCCACTCCAGTTACAGTCCCTCTAGCTCTACTAGCGTCACAGACATTGCTCGCTATTAGCCAAAGACAATAACGAAGATCGACGGCAGTCATTTCGAGTTGAGCGAGACGAAATAGTTCACAGCAGCATTCACGTAGCCTTCGAGCAAAAGCATCCAAACAGAATGATTTTCTTCCTATGTATACATTGCTGCTGAGCCGGTAAGATTCTCCTAATGAAATATGAGTTTAATTTAATATCCGAAGCTTCAGTTTGTACATTCTTCCtatgtacaatttttacactCGGGGCATTGTAACTCTTTTTTGTTTTACTTGCTGGACCTATACGAATCGAGGTGTACAGATACATTgattattcaaatttgaaagaaaatttcttttgcttcacCTTTGTAACCGCTGTACAAGTATATCTTATCTTCATCCAATGCAAAAGAAACATCGAATCATAAAACTTGGTGCATAGTGTTTATTATCGCGACGATAGGTTCCGTTGAAATGATTTTTGCTGATCGACGAAGGGGTTAGGTCGACATCGCCACCCTTCACGGGACTCGCATAATCCTATGAATACATAATCCGGATGCAAACAGCCGCGCGCGTGGCTCGTTTTAGAACGGCCCGTGATATTTCACGGATTACGAATATTTGCGCTTCGTTTCACGGTATCTCGATCTCTCCGGGCAGAAATCATAATCAATTccctcctcttctttttttctctcgcctCGAGTATCGTTATCGTTCGTGTCGACTCGGAGTGAAAAAAGTGGCGAGTTGATGGATGAGTTCACGGGTGATTTAATCGACGGATCTTACGAGTGGGGTGAAGGAAACATATTCAAATTTTGAGTAAACATAGTACCTTTGTGAAAAATTCCCTTTTTTTATCCAACCGGAtatcaatgaaaaaatacaccgtgtttgaaaaaataaagttaGCCTTGCGAGAGctctcgaaacaaaaataaaattttttaaatgtaagattagattataaattacattgttaaaaatatgcAAAGTTAACCATATAGCTGTCTACGAAAGAAAAgatgaaaattttctaaatttaagtGTACAACACGCTGTTAAAAAATGTCAAGTTAACATTACAacttataaagaaaaaaaatacaattttctaaatttaaaattgtaaaatggaaATTTGACTtggttattataatatataaagtcgtcgaatgaaaataaggaaaataaaaaaataaaataatggcaCATCCTAGGGGATTCTATCTTGAAAGGGAACAAAATTTATcctttattgtatattttacaaattggGCAGTGTAGGTGTTTATTtcgatttgttatttatttcgtgttatttttcttaatcgttaaaatttaattattgcaaCGGGAGGGGAGAAAATAAATTCCAAGTGTCttttaaatttcgaataaatttattatttgatcGTAATCGTCCGTAAGAGAACGGTCATTTTGTTCCGTGGTTGATACTTAATCGCTAAAATCGATtagtcgaacgagaaacgacgcGTGGGAGCGAAGAATCGATGATTATTAAGGCAGTCGAAAAGACAAGCTCGATATGTTACAAAACCGACCAAGTCTTCGCCGAAGAATCTCATAAATTAGGCCCCCTTGTGTAATTACATCCGCGTTTCACGGTGCATTcttaaaaaatatctttataaacttaaaaactcgaacgaatcgatgatAATCGATCACCCACCACACTCGCCACAAATAAAAACCCTTCCATTCGTGATTCTGAAGGCAGGAGACATTTTACGCATTTTTCCGAAGAAGGTTAGATTCGGTTTAGAGAAACGCAACAAGATGGCGGTACCGGTCCAAGATTATAGTATTTACATACGGTGCTTCGTATCGTCAGAACGTTAGTgagtaaatatttcatttagatTACCAGTAATCCTGGACCCGTTGACCTTAATACTACAATAGTAATTTCGTCGTATAGAATGTTAGCAACTTATCGTTAATTTAGCCGTATAGAGTACTAATgactattaataatataattatatagatTACTAGTAATTATCAGTAATATAGACCGTTAATAACTATTAGTAATCTAAATAGTCATATCGATTACTAGTGACTATTAGTATGTTAGTCGTATAAATTGCTAGTAGGTATTGGGTACTAATCGAGTCACGTGGATTACTAGTAACCAATAGTAACTCAGACGTGTATATTACCAGTAACTATTAGTAATATAATCATATAGATCACTAGTATTAGTAATATAACTATATATGGTAGGAAATAATAATCCAGTCGTGTATATTACTAATAATTATTAGTGATGTAATCTTATAGATTACTAGTACTGGTAATACAACCATATAGGGCATTAGTATTAGTAATGTACCTGTGTATGGTACTAGTATTAGTAATACGATCGTATCAATACTAGAGTTGGTAATACGATCGTATGCGATACTAGAATTAGTAATACAATATATTGGTACCGATACTAGCAATACGATTTTATGTGGTACTAGTATCAGTAATCCAACCATATATGGTACCAATAACTAATAATCCAGTCGCAATAGATTACCAGCAATTATTAGTAATATATCCGCATAAATGATTAGTAATCCAAATAGTGAAATAGATTACTAGTGACTAACAGTAATCCAGTCGTTTAGGTTGCTAGTAACTATTGGTAATCTAATCGTAGTTTCGATAGAGAAATGGCTCAGTTAATAGGTTAAACAAAACATCGCTTATACTaaaaaaaacattaacaaaCATTCGAGGGTCGAACTCGAAATTTCGATACAACACATTTTCCATTCGATGCCGTCTCCTGCATTCTATCGATACTTCCCCTactccccaaaaaaaaaaaccgaactgaatatataatactatacaTCGTTCATCCCCGCGCGCTCTCTCCGCAGGCCTTCAAACCCTTTGCACTGGTGCGATCGCAAATAGTACGAGGAGTATAGTACgattaatatagaaaatatcgttattgttatttacATAACGTACAAAACTATAACGTTCTAGTTCAGACGATTAAAATAAgtgatataaatataaatatatatatatgaatatgtatatatatatatatatatatatatatatatatatatatatatatatatatatttgtcgaTCGAGCATCCATTCTGCGTTGATCGCCTATCGTTTCACACGGtctcattattattataattattattattttattattatttcattattattattattattattattattattattattattattattcattagtATCGTTATTATTAGTCAATAAAATTCTATTGTTTCGTAACAGAGAGGCTAGGACACGCGAAAAGATCGGACGACGAACAAACATAATTCGCACAGGCTCGTTTGATTATTATCGCAGCGTGAATTGTAACTTAAAAATTCATAGATCGagcgatgaaaaaaaagaaacgtgtatatgtgtgtgtgtgtgtttctatAAACGATAAAACTGGCACGATCGAATGACGAAGAATCGCTGGTAGCCATTACGTTCAATTACTCTTAATTAACACGTAAGCTCACTACGATATCGTTCGGTGTGTGTTACAATTAATTGAGCGTTAGGCAGCTCGTAGTATTTGTTCGATAGGAGTGCAAAGGCTTAAACAACGAAGGCGTATGTATATACATCGTGGTCGAACGAGTACAGGAAACGCAATCGTTTCCCCGCGTGGATGCGTTTGGACTCGTTTGAATGGGTTTGTTAACACTTTAGCTGCACCAGAACGGAATATTACttcggcgaaaaatttgcttTTCCTCGAGAGAAGTACAGTCTTTAGCTTTATgcgggaaaaattaaaaattagaagCGTGGACGAATGTTGCTTGTAAtggaagtgaaaaaaaattatttgaaattatttctattgttcgataattatttgagattatttttatatcgttcgataattattttaaaagatgTTCATCGTTCGGTAACAATTTGAAATTACTTTTatcgtttaataattatttgaaataatattacatttatgTTAATTCATATTTTCCCAAAGCATTATCGTTCAATCATTTCGAAATAGCGGAAAaagatttgtaattttattcaacATAAGATAGAATATTTTTAGAGCACATCGATTATTTGTGGGAGTTGTTCTACTATTGTTCTAAACACGGAATTATAACTTTTAAAGTTATTTcatggaataaaataatatttcaaacagCGTTATTTTAAAAATGCTCAGGTATAAATAACGAAATGTTATTTCTTTAAGTAAGATttcgtattcaaaaatattgaatCACGTGTTATTTGCAATAGTATTTCAAATAGCATTACTTTTAAAGTGCTCGGgttcgaataataaaattatcacgagcaattataattataaaaaattttcaaaagttcaAACATCCGTTCTTGAAAACATAATCGCACCATCAATATTTAACGCATTTATGTTTTacaagaaaaattacaattacaactTATTGTCTACACATAGAACaatatttctataatacttATACGTGAAAAGCTTCTACATATTTTgagaacgaaaagaagaaataataaaaacaaataacgTTAAAAAGCCTTGTGCACTTCAGTGTTGGGCATCATTTTATTCGGTTAACGAACAACAAATaacgaatacaaatttaaaattacagtAATGCTCGCTTAAATTTCAATAGAGATACCTCGTCTAAATTTCAACAACCCATCTCCACTATTCCCCATTAGTCTCTCGAGCTGAACGTAATCTGATCCCATGAAAAAAGACAGTGAACAAATACAGCAAGagtaaacgagaaagaaacagtgtgcCAAGCAGCCACGATGAAGCTCGAGCACTTCAAAGAAACGCCGCACGCGTTACGACGAATAGTCCTATtgcagaaatataaatatttacatttttcactttatcGTTATAATAATAGTGTCGACAATTTGGTGAGTttcacccgattaaaatgagcccaaacacgtcatagatcgaagaaaatttaccaCTGTTCTATTATTTTTGCTATTTAggatatttaaatttgttacaCATAAAGTTCGTCCAATTTACGTCGTGTTTGTATTCATTTTAATCGGAAGAATCTCGCAAATCCATTGAtatcgttattttaaatatacaacgaaagaataaacaattgaaatttttgtaataaaacaATTCGTCGTAGCGCGCGCGGCGTTCCTTCGAAATGCTCGAGATGGACTATCCCCACTCTGCACGCTATTTCTTTCTCGCTCACTTTCGCTGTGTCTTATTCCCTATCCTTGTTGAAGGTCTCAAGACTCGAGCTCGAAACAATTCCTAGAATAAACTTCGTTCCTGGTCTGCGATAATCTCAACGCCTGATTTACTTAAATTTAAGCGAGCATTACTCTATATCTGTATTATACGATATGTTAGTGTAGTGTATCGTGTAGGGTACGTGTCACATGGAGTGTTATTTATTTAGTTCGTGATGTGTGTTGTACAGTCTGCACCACGTGTTATATACATAGAATGTGTATTACAGCCTCATCTacgatacttaaaaaaaaaaaaacttggctctaaataaaaaatagagcAATCGTCACCAATGAACACTACGAGTATCCAATAATTATATTCTAGAcaaatcgatcgaataaaataataatctgtGAATAATTATCTACAGGAATATTTACTTCGAAACGATACGTATACCCAACTCTGGTGCACGCGTTCATCGATCGAAAAAACTTCAAAATGGCGACCGGTTACGAGTTCTACGGAAGGAAATGTACAACAGTAACGAATGAAAATGAAGAACGAAGGTCTTCGTTCTTTGCAGCTAAAGTGTTACGTACGCATTCGGAAACGGACGACAGGAAGGAATAATACGCACACTCACTCTCCCTCTCGCATTTTCTCTCCCTTACAAAAATACGTTGGACGGAACCGATGAGTCTCTCTCtcactatt
This window of the Ptiloglossa arizonensis isolate GNS036 chromosome 5, iyPtiAriz1_principal, whole genome shotgun sequence genome carries:
- the LOC143147150 gene encoding uncharacterized protein LOC143147150 — translated: MTPRIRSSDRDQSQHPRQGEPLSSGDRACASMWTRDDSVVNRCAWSAINATRPCVYLLRIGLRYRYRIIRRLKSIPVEKNSHDVSASLRQRVDAVRGGRGFPFTHSGMEIDLSTNLLRPSFYEIRWKRLVTNSDKLSKTRNITSIGFLHIV
- the LOC143146949 gene encoding uncharacterized protein LOC143146949 produces the protein MRSSSIVKPSFGVNIQSKITTPYQFVFRRCGRSELGSYPARRQYRWTLRKQDNSVIITLVHDEKIERTKLGRHLRARVPKGQARARSSFLTHVCQLQISCRGPTKCTHAVQWRTRDPSGVCVTSLNYLDSVFFCYLNPPRWHEIHKESTK